Proteins found in one Zea mays cultivar B73 chromosome 1, Zm-B73-REFERENCE-NAM-5.0, whole genome shotgun sequence genomic segment:
- the LOC100276359 gene encoding uncharacterized protein LOC100276359 encodes MSTMLPSSRSRSGPNESPVSRGRPSTPSSNHRPSTPSSNHRPSTPGGTRRSSVGTPSTPRSRSNGAGPFKSEPNSPPSAAAQKPRLSFDRSPRSGDTKPVVERRVPKIGTTPEKHLRREAELQARLESAQEDLKKAKDQLAFILGERDRLVGELNEAKRVADETHEKLQDALMAKRWAEEATEIEKFRADELEQAGIDEAQRREDEWQREIECVRGQHAADLESLVNTTEEVERLRRDLSMANEAKKAALGHADDAMKIAEVNAEKVEILSNEVVRLKGLLDSSAASEESKSREAELLVKNLESEVSSLKGKLEEAKVLEDRLADAEKMIEELKSEIANAQKVEEDIRQQLEEWKQKSVSLEMKLEEVTLSEKFKSDSLVSTTEELYKIQSILQDRESEIEVLKGKTTALEIEVTRLLADVTDSNEHLDASQQEVFGLQTTIDVLKNKLEAAELAASEALDNERTATTKIEVLTEEKTNLISELDDARDREEREKRAIEDLTAALDKVTGEAQEAHDRCQKKEDDYEHALAQIGDLKMALKSMEETYEVMLDESEQDITGLRETVEKLEAEVSKYREECESKELDLITATKQSEQEIAALKEEAEHVCASLRGAEQELEAVNEEKERLEGKLARTESAVAEANDAVQEAKAENERLQEKLAHVESEVAEANMAAEESKNEIERLQEKLTYTESAVAEANKTVQEAKAESSQLKERLLDKENALQSITQENDEFRMREADAMKKIEELSALLAEAMTKKHPEEEEKLVVVDEAHNSGREAIRSVAENEDTEETDHKKPKLEADAVDTNSNGEPKHDEKDDSKVEEEELKTELSLQESDRASSEKEAQSENRRQETEPSNDELDPKKDSSTESANGTAVPEDTAATTTKAATSPTKPQQPQQKKNKPLLKKFGSLLKKKNSK; translated from the exons ATGTCCACAATGCTGCCGTCCTCCAGATCGAG ATCTGGGCCGAACGAGTCCCCCGTCAGCAGGGGCAGGCCGAGCACGCCATCCTCCAACCACCGCCCCTCCACGCCGTCCTCCAACCACCGCCCCTCCACCCCGGGCGGCACCAGGAGGAGCAGCGTCGGCACGCCATCCACGCCGCGCTCCCGCAGCAACGGCGCGGGCCCCTTCAAGTCCGAGCCCAACTCGCCGCCGTCGGCCGCCGCGCAGAAGCCCCGCCTCTCGTTCGACCGCTCCCCGAGATCCGGGGACACCAAGCCCGTCGTCGAGCGCCGGGTGCCCAAGATCGGCACGACTCCTGAA AAGCATCTCCGGAGGGAGGCCGAACTGCAGGCGCGGCTTGAGTCCGCCCAGGAGGACCTGAAGAAGGCGAAGGATCAACTGGCATTCATCCTCGGAGAGAGGGACCGTCTTGTCGGGGAGCTCAACGAGGCCAAGAGAGTCGCTGATGAGACTCACGAGAAGCTCCAGGATGCCCTCATGGCCAAGAGGTGGGCCGAGGAGGCCACTGAGATCGAGAAGTTCCGGGCGGATGAGCTCGAGCAGGCAGGCATCGACGAGGCGCAGAGGCGGGAGGACGAGTGGCAGAGGGAGATTGAGTGTGTGCGTGGCCAGCATGCCGCTGACTTGGAGAGTCTGGTCAACACAACGGAGGAGGTGGAGAGGCTCAGGCGTGATCTTTCCATGGCGAACGAGGCCAAGAAGGCTGCACTTGGCCACGCCGATGATGCAATGAAGATTGCTGAAGTCAATGCAGAGAAGGTGGAGATTCTCTCAAATGAAGTTGTTCGCTTGAAAGGCTTGCTTGATTCGAGTGCTGCCAGCGAAGAGAGTAAGAGCCGTGAAGCTGAGCTTCTTGTTAAGAATCTGGAGTCTGAAGTTTCATCTCTGAAAGGCAAACTTGAGGAGGCAAAAGTCCTTGAAGACAGGTTAGCCGACGCAGAAAAAATGATTGAGGAGCTTAAATCAGAGATAGCTAATGCGCAGAAGGTCGAGGAAGACATCCGTCAGCAGTTAGAAGAATGGAAGCAGAAGTCAGTATCACTTGAGATGAAATTGGAGGAAGTTACTCTATCTGAGAAGTTCAAAAGTGACTCACTTGTTTCCACGACTGAAGAGCTGTACAAGATCCAGTCGATATTGCAAGATCGAGAATCGGAAATTGAAGTTCTTAAAGGAAAGACAACTGCCTTGGAAATCGAGGTGACAAGGCTTTTAGCAGATGTGACTGATTCAAATGAGCATCTTGATGCATCACAGCAAGAGGTGTTTGGGCTGCAGACAACAATAGATGTTCTGAAGAACAAGCTTGAGGCTgcagagctagctgcctcagaggCTTTGGACAATGAGAGGACTGCTACCACAAAGATTGAAGTCCTGACTGAGGAGAAAACCAACCTTATTAGTGAGCTGGATGACGCTAGAgacagagaggagagagagaaaagggcAATTGAGGATCTTACTGCTGCATTGGATAAGGTAACTGGTGAAGCACAGGAAGCACATGATAGGTGTCAGAAGAAAGAAGATGATTATGAACATGCCCTTGCGCAGATAGGTGATCTGAAGATGGCCCTGAAGAGTATGGAAGAGACTTATGAGGTAATGCTTGATGAGTCAGAACAGGACATAACTGGCCTAAGGGAAACTGTGGAGAAGCTGGAAGCTGAGGTGAGCAAGTACAGAGAAGAATGTGAATCTAAGGAGCTTGACCTTATCACGGCTACTAAACAGTCTGAACAAGAAATTGCTGCTCTTAAAGAAGAAGCGGAGCATGTATGTGCATCCCTGCGAGGTGCAGAGCAGGAGCTTGAAGCAGTCAATGAAGAGAAAGAGAGGCTTGAGGGGAAATTGGCACGCACAGAATCAGCCGTTGCTGAAGCCAACGATGCTGTGCAGGAGGCAAAAGCTGAAAATGAGAGGCTTCAAGAGAAACTTGCACACGTGGAATCAGAGGTTGCTGAGGCCAACATGGCTGCAGAGGAATCTAAGAATGAGATCGAGAGGCTTCAAGAGAAACTGACATACACAGAGTCGGCGGTTGCTGAAGCCAACAAGACTGTGCAAGAGGCAAAGGCTGAGAGTTCACAGCTGAAGGAGCGATTACTTGACAAAGAGAATGCATTGCAGAGCATAACCCAGGAGAATGATGAGTTCAGGATGCGAGAAGCTGACGCCATGAAGAAAATAGAGGAGCTATCTGCCCTGCTTGCCGAAGCCATGACAAAGAAGCATCCCGAGGAGGAAGAGAAGCTGGTGGTTGTTGATGAGGCACACAATTCTGGACGTGAAGCTATCCGTTCTGTGGCAGAAAATGAAGATACAGAAGAAACTGACCATAAGAAACCAAAGCTTGAAGCTGATGCAGTCGATACGAACTCCAACGGAGAACCGAAGCACGACGAGAAAGACGACAGCAAGGTGGAAGAAGAGGAGCTGAAGACTGAGCTCAGCCTACAGGAGAGCGACAGAGCTAGCTCTGAGAAGGAAGCACAGTCCGAAAACAGGAGACAAGAAACAGAACCATCCAACGACGAGTTAGACCCGAAGAAGGACAGCAGCACCGAGAGCGCCAACGGAACGGCCGTGCCAGAGGATACGGCAGCGACGACGACTAAAGCGGCAACGTCTCCTACGAAACCGCAGCAGCCGCAGCAGAAAAAGAACaagcctctgctgaagaagtttgggagcttactgaaaaagaaaaacagcAAGTAG